A DNA window from Paenibacillus sp. HWE-109 contains the following coding sequences:
- a CDS encoding ABC transporter ATP-binding protein, translated as MDVFRQLKPYFWPERKLFFGAILCLATATALGLVYPNLLRYLIDNVIAKKQFELVPKLALVVVLVVSMKGIFQFLHGLCGGRLGNRVAYHLRNALYNKLQYLSFQYYDQARTGDLMSRMTADLEGIRQFIGFGFAQLLNVVLMLVFGMGMMFSINWKLALLTMITMPFLAFTAIRFEGKIHPAFRMVRQSLSTMTTAVQENITGVRTVKSFARESHEVTKFSARNEDYKTMNIETSGIWAKYFPIMEVLANLSVVTLLGAGGYMVIQDTITLGELVACFSLIWYIIGPMWGLGFHINNFTQTKASGEKILEILHQYMHVKDQQDALALQTEDVQGHVRFDHVTFAYPEKQPALYDFTVDAPPGSVIGLLGSTGSGKTTVISLLMRAYNVKEGQVQLDGKDIRSLQLESYRNQIATVFQETFLFSSTIRNNIAYGRKEVSMEEIVRAAKLSKAHDFIMELPEGYDTVVGERGLGLSGGQKQRIAIARALLKDPKILVLDDATSAVDMETEHEIQAGFGEVMKGRTTFIIAHRISSLKHADEIIVLDKGRIVQRGKHLDLLQQEGLYRQTYQIQYADQPPKAIGDEQAAAAKEIDTETEAHNQVIAQERRLAH; from the coding sequence GTGGATGTGTTCAGGCAACTGAAGCCGTATTTCTGGCCAGAAAGAAAGTTATTTTTCGGAGCAATTTTATGTTTAGCAACGGCAACTGCGCTTGGTCTCGTGTATCCGAATTTACTCAGGTATTTAATCGACAACGTAATTGCGAAGAAACAATTCGAGCTCGTTCCCAAGTTAGCCTTAGTGGTCGTGCTGGTTGTTTCAATGAAAGGAATTTTTCAATTTCTTCATGGATTATGCGGGGGAAGATTAGGCAATCGTGTTGCCTATCACTTACGGAATGCGCTCTACAACAAACTTCAGTACTTATCTTTTCAGTATTATGATCAGGCTAGAACCGGCGATTTGATGTCGCGGATGACAGCGGATTTAGAAGGCATTCGACAGTTTATCGGGTTTGGTTTTGCTCAGCTTTTGAACGTTGTCTTAATGCTTGTTTTCGGGATGGGCATGATGTTCTCGATCAACTGGAAACTAGCGCTTCTAACGATGATTACAATGCCTTTTCTGGCATTTACAGCTATTCGCTTCGAAGGTAAAATTCACCCGGCTTTCCGGATGGTCCGACAATCGCTGAGTACAATGACGACAGCGGTACAAGAAAATATCACAGGTGTGCGGACCGTCAAGTCATTTGCCCGCGAGTCGCATGAGGTAACGAAATTCTCAGCGCGAAATGAAGATTACAAAACGATGAACATCGAAACTTCCGGGATATGGGCCAAATATTTTCCGATTATGGAAGTCTTGGCGAATCTGAGTGTCGTCACCTTGCTTGGCGCAGGCGGATATATGGTCATTCAGGACACGATTACGCTAGGCGAATTGGTAGCCTGCTTCAGCTTAATCTGGTACATTATTGGACCGATGTGGGGATTGGGTTTTCATATCAATAACTTTACCCAAACGAAAGCTTCCGGTGAGAAAATTCTGGAAATTCTGCATCAGTACATGCATGTAAAAGATCAACAAGATGCCCTGGCTTTGCAAACGGAAGACGTTCAAGGACATGTGCGCTTCGATCATGTGACTTTCGCTTATCCGGAGAAACAGCCTGCGCTATATGATTTTACCGTAGACGCGCCTCCAGGATCGGTAATCGGTCTGCTGGGGAGTACGGGGTCAGGCAAAACGACAGTGATTTCCTTGCTCATGAGAGCGTATAACGTCAAAGAGGGTCAGGTTCAACTAGATGGTAAGGATATTCGTTCGTTGCAGCTAGAATCCTACCGCAATCAAATCGCAACAGTATTTCAAGAAACATTCTTATTTTCTTCGACAATTCGTAACAATATCGCCTATGGACGCAAAGAAGTGTCCATGGAAGAGATCGTCCGAGCGGCCAAATTATCCAAAGCTCATGATTTCATTATGGAACTTCCGGAAGGCTATGATACCGTTGTCGGCGAGCGTGGTTTGGGCTTGTCAGGGGGTCAGAAACAGCGGATAGCGATCGCCAGAGCCCTGCTCAAAGATCCGAAAATTCTTGTTCTGGATGACGCAACCAGTGCAGTCGACATGGAAACCGAACATGAAATTCAAGCTGGATTCGGGGAAGTTATGAAAGGGCGTACAACCTTCATTATTGCCCACCGGATTTCTTCTTTGAAACATGCGGATGAAATTATTGTGTTGGATAAGGGCCGCATTGTGCAAAGGGGCAAACATCTCG